A genomic stretch from Chrysiogenes arsenatis DSM 11915 includes:
- a CDS encoding copper-binding protein, with the protein MKKIVTTTLVVATLAFGTTFALASSHGNSHGSTHGNSHGSSHGTSHGATQKADKKASVQAEILGIAADGKSVDVDHAPIREFGWPAMQMSLELQNANVAKDIAVGDKVMLEIKQKSATEYVITKITKQ; encoded by the coding sequence ATGAAGAAAATCGTTACTACTACACTCGTTGTCGCTACACTTGCTTTTGGAACCACTTTTGCGCTGGCATCCAGCCACGGCAATTCGCATGGAAGCACGCACGGAAATTCGCACGGCAGTTCGCATGGGACATCGCATGGAGCGACGCAAAAAGCGGACAAAAAAGCCAGCGTGCAAGCCGAAATTTTAGGCATTGCGGCTGATGGAAAAAGTGTGGACGTTGATCATGCGCCCATCCGTGAATTCGGCTGGCCAGCTATGCAGATGAGCCTCGAGTTGCAGAATGCCAACGTTGCCAAAGACATTGCCGTTGGCGATAAGGTGATGCTAGAAATCAAACAGAAATCAGCAACGGAATACGTGATTACAAAAATCACCAAACAGTAA
- the msrB gene encoding peptide-methionine (R)-S-oxide reductase MsrB codes for MKRYLLLLSSAAIIVLAGLPLNAFSKMDTKFAPNDPNLTMATFAGGCFWCVEDAFEKVPGVIEAVSGYSGGDEINPTYQQVAGGLTGHTEAVQVYYDQAVITYEGLLQALWRTANPTDATGQYVDRGKQYRPAIFYHNEAQKHAAEISVMALEKSGRYDAPIVIEIVPFKAFYKAEEYHQDYSAKNPLRYKFYTFNSGRYQFIEKVWGKDQAVDYSQYRPKNGAGAEQAERDQQPIQMAGFNAATFEKPSDRVLKDRLTKEQYHVTQQEGTEPPFKNEYNNEKRPGIYVDVVSGEPLFSSRDKYDSGTGWPSFTKPISPEWLAEKEDRTFFSVRTEIRSRYADSHLGHVFNDGPAPTGLRYCMNSAALKFIPIEEMDAQGYGALIREVK; via the coding sequence ATGAAACGTTATCTGTTACTGCTGTCCTCAGCAGCTATCATCGTGCTGGCGGGGTTGCCCCTAAACGCTTTCAGTAAAATGGACACGAAATTCGCCCCCAACGACCCCAATCTGACAATGGCTACCTTCGCTGGTGGGTGTTTCTGGTGTGTGGAAGATGCCTTTGAAAAAGTCCCTGGTGTGATAGAGGCTGTATCTGGTTATAGCGGCGGCGACGAGATAAATCCGACCTATCAACAGGTTGCCGGCGGGCTGACTGGCCACACCGAAGCGGTGCAGGTGTATTACGACCAAGCGGTGATCACCTACGAAGGGCTGCTGCAAGCACTGTGGCGGACGGCCAATCCAACAGATGCCACAGGCCAGTATGTGGATCGTGGCAAGCAATATCGCCCAGCGATTTTTTATCACAACGAAGCGCAGAAGCACGCGGCCGAAATTTCGGTCATGGCACTGGAAAAGTCCGGCCGGTACGACGCTCCAATAGTGATTGAGATCGTCCCTTTCAAAGCTTTTTACAAGGCCGAAGAATACCATCAGGATTACTCCGCCAAAAATCCGCTGCGCTACAAGTTCTACACCTTTAACTCGGGACGCTACCAGTTCATTGAAAAGGTTTGGGGAAAAGATCAGGCCGTAGATTACTCCCAATACCGTCCCAAAAACGGCGCTGGCGCTGAGCAAGCGGAGCGTGACCAGCAGCCAATCCAGATGGCGGGATTCAACGCTGCGACCTTTGAAAAACCAAGCGACAGGGTACTCAAAGATCGACTGACAAAAGAACAGTACCACGTCACCCAGCAAGAGGGTACGGAGCCCCCCTTCAAAAACGAATATAATAATGAAAAGCGGCCAGGGATCTATGTGGATGTGGTATCCGGCGAACCGCTATTCTCATCCCGCGACAAATATGACTCCGGTACTGGCTGGCCCAGCTTTACCAAACCGATCAGCCCGGAGTGGTTGGCAGAAAAAGAGGATAGAACCTTTTTTTCGGTTCGCACTGAAATTCGCAGCCGCTACGCCGACTCCCATTTAGGACACGTATTCAACGATGGTCCGGCTCCAACCGGCCTGCGTTATTGCATGAACTCCGCAGCGCTGAAGTTCATCCCCATCGAGGAGATGGATGCACAGGGCTACGGCGCACTGATCAGGGAAGTGAAGTGA
- a CDS encoding adenosine kinase — MKQYHVYGIGNALVDYEFSIDDAALTAIDVAKGVMTLVDRERQDFLISRLGGQEHKRACGGSAANTIIGVAQFGGKAYYSCRVANDESGDFYYKDLKSHGVDTNLGLANRPEGVTGKCLVLVTPDAERTMNTYLGITAELCCDEVEPDAISRSEYLYMEGYLSASPSGKLAVLEAKKIAQQHGVKTALTFSDPNMVQFFGAVLQEFVGDGIDMLFCNDKEALLYTKTDTVAGAAEQLKKIATNFAITMGAHGAVIWDGTTLHKIPAFPVKAVDTNGAGDIFAGAYLYAITHGYTQVQAGTFASLAASRLVTRFGPRLGGADVVEVLRQLPAR; from the coding sequence ATGAAACAGTACCATGTATATGGCATTGGTAATGCCCTCGTTGATTACGAATTTTCGATAGATGATGCGGCGCTGACTGCGATTGATGTTGCCAAAGGGGTGATGACTCTCGTTGATCGGGAGCGGCAGGATTTTCTGATATCCCGCCTTGGTGGACAGGAGCACAAAAGGGCATGTGGTGGCTCCGCAGCGAACACGATTATCGGAGTGGCGCAATTTGGCGGTAAAGCGTACTACTCATGTCGCGTGGCGAACGATGAGTCGGGCGATTTTTACTATAAAGATCTCAAGTCGCATGGTGTTGACACGAATCTTGGTTTGGCCAATCGCCCTGAAGGGGTTACTGGAAAATGTTTGGTTCTGGTGACGCCTGATGCCGAACGGACGATGAACACCTATCTTGGTATTACGGCGGAGTTATGTTGTGACGAAGTCGAGCCGGACGCTATTTCCCGTTCTGAATATCTCTATATGGAAGGATATCTTTCGGCATCGCCCAGTGGAAAATTGGCAGTACTGGAAGCGAAAAAAATCGCCCAGCAGCATGGTGTTAAAACCGCATTAACGTTTTCCGATCCGAACATGGTGCAGTTTTTTGGCGCAGTCTTGCAAGAATTTGTGGGCGATGGCATTGATATGTTGTTTTGTAATGACAAAGAAGCGCTGCTCTACACGAAAACTGATACCGTTGCCGGTGCCGCTGAGCAGTTAAAGAAAATCGCTACGAACTTTGCTATTACAATGGGAGCGCATGGAGCAGTTATCTGGGATGGCACTACACTGCACAAAATCCCTGCTTTTCCCGTGAAAGCGGTTGATACCAACGGTGCGGGCGATATTTTTGCGGGTGCCTATTTGTATGCGATTACCCACGGTTATACGCAGGTGCAAGCGGGAACATTTGCGTCTCTCGCGGCCTCTCGCCTTGTAACCCGTTTTGGCCCGCGCTTGGGCGGAGCTGATGTGGTTGAGGTTTTACGGCAACTCCCCGCGCGGTAA